The Ipomoea triloba cultivar NCNSP0323 chromosome 14, ASM357664v1 region ttttctaGTTTCTACAAACAAAAGAATAAATTTGCACCCGTAAATATTTGTTCCTTCTGGATATGTGGTCAAGTAAAGAAGATTGATTCCCTTTAAGTAtagtctcaactctcaagttCAAACCTTACGAATATAGAACATGCATCGAGCCCCTTCCCCCTTcccacaacaaaaaaataaaaatgaagtaaTAAAGAGATCCCATAACAACACAACTCTAGATTTTTCAGAGCCCAATGTGGTTGCAAGATATTGGGGATTCACGATACCCAAAAAAAGACCCCAAACCTTACACACATCAAGTCATTCCACAGCAACCAACCTGGAACAGTTCGACAATGCAATAGCAACTGCACTTAATAGCTTGGTTGCCTCTGGTCTATCAAGAAGCACGCCACTTGCACTTTGTGGAGCAATCACCTGAAGATAGCATATCATTGCCTCCTTAAGTTCAAGAAATGACATGCAAAGGGTGAGTTTGGAGGTATGGATGAGAGAAGTTAAGACAGAGATACCAGAAAGTCTTTCACCCCAAAGGAGAGCTGCAAATCATGCAACTCATTAGTCCAATCACTCATTTTTCCTGGACCAAGTCAAATTTAAGTGAAGATATAAGAGCAGGAATGAAATCATTTGAACTGGGTATCGTAATGGAATGTGTTCATACCATCATTATTTGTTTCAAAATAGTACTCCATCAAATAGCCTCTACTAGCATACTTAAGGTCAGATTTGACCTTATAAAGGCCTTCAGGGGCATCCAAGCAGACAGCACCCTTcttctattacaatgtaataaaaagaaaaaggataaaCATATTAAACAGAAAAGAGTAatgcaaaaaaacaaaaaaaacaaaaaaaaaaaacaaaaaaaaacaaaaaaaaaaaacaaacaaacaaacaaacaaaaacaaaaacaacaacaactaatCTAAGAAGTTCAACTTTAcctatcaaaaataaatataaatttaaaacgAGCAACTTTGGAGTCAACAGTTGCAAAGAAGATTCTATGAATAGGTTATTTTAAAAAGCTACACAAACTAAGCCATTAAAAGCCTGGTAAAATCctcttactttatatttgtCAAGGTAATGTAATACTTCCTCCATgtttatacacacatacatgGACTTCCCAAAATAAtgatctttttttcttaaagtaCAATATCTTATCATTCACTACACTTAGAAATTAGAATTTATGAAAACTATCCATACAACATAGAAATGGTTACACCGGGCCAACTTTTTCACTTCATGAATTCATTTGTACACTTGAGtccttataaaaaattaaaatttataaaaataataataataataattaaaaaatggtTGCAGTGTCAGGAAGTGCTCCTACAGAAAAAAGGAAGAGAGTACCTTTATCTTAGTGCTATGTATAGACAAACTGAAACTCTGATGAGAAACTCTAAAAATGTTTTAGAACCTacgaactaaaaaaaaagtctaacAAACATTATCAATTCAGAACTGCATCACATTAGCTAAGCACCTTCCACTTCACCAAtgtgaaaagaagaagaagaagaagaagaagaaacattaAGTGATGAATTAAGAATTGTTCCAATGTTCCATATCAACTAAACTGCATCACTGTCAGTTAATAAACaggaacaaaaagaaaaacaaactaCTAAAAtgccatcaatatatatattttaaatgtttGTCGAGTTGATTTAGATGATTATTACTCTGCAATTAACTGAACAAGTCTTTAATAAGCAGGCCCTGTGGAAAGGTCAAAAACATTAACTATAACAATCATACCAATAAATTTCTAGGGCCATCTGCCAACCATTGCCTGCAAACTGCCTCTATCTCAGATATGAACCTGTATCAAAGTAAAGTTGGATTGCTCACAACAGAACCAGACTCGGCACATTCCGCactaaaaattagtaaataatttaaagaaacACAATACCTTTCCCATGTAGAAGCcaaagtaaaatcatcaaaatgtTCAAACTGCAAAATAATCGGTAAAATCATATTAACGACCATGATCGACTTGCACTCCATAATAAACTTCCCCCAACAACAACAGCAAATATCACTTATTCCAGTGAACTCGCAGTCCTCTATGTATGGTGACATGTTAGTAAATTGTTTAACGTTTTGGAGAACGAAATCCAGCTATCCTTAAGCATTCACTACTACAAATCAATGTATGAAGACAAATTGAAGTTTATATGTAACAATAAGAGAAGAAAATGGTAAAAATAGAATTTTCTACCGCCTCTTCCTGATTATCGTCCTCTGGAGGGGTCGGTCCTTTGCTTGTTGATGCCATGAAACCACAGCGAAGCTCAAATTGATACAATTGAAAGCAACAAATCGAACAATTCGGACATTACAGAATGCAGATATTTCTCGCGATCTGTGAATCTATTGGGAGAGTGTTGAAGACGAAAAGGATGAAAAGTGAATAACGGAGTTATATGACTAATAAACTCCGAGTTCTGAAGGTGAAAATATTAGTTGGGGTTTCGAACCAGAGTGTTGAAGACCAAAAGGATGAAAAGTGAATAACagagtaataactaataaaccGGTACAAAACGTGAGCGgcaggattcgaacctgcgcgggcagagcccacatgatttctagtcatgcccgaTAACCACTCCGGCACGCCCACTAACTGGTTGCAAAGAGCTGCGGGCTTAGTTATGTTaacaaactaaattaaaaaaattaaaacctatttatttaaatatttaaatacataTTAAAGTAGGCCAGACTAGAGAAACCTTTTAAAAATGTAGGCTGAGCAACACAACCTACATTAGTGTTAGGATGTTAGCCTATGTGGGACTAAGTTGGATTAGAACGACATAATCCACTCGCCATCACTATTTGAAGGGCTACacccaaacaaaatacaaattgaAAACTTAGCACATACTCAAAAGAATTTTCGATTGCCACAATACACCAAGTTCGTCTTCACACAAGTTTGATAAATGGAACTATGGAAGGATGAGGGGACTTtaccaaatacaaccccaaaagTTAGCAAAGTATAGTATTTgccaaaatttatataattcgattatacatattaaaaatgtcaCATTTGAACATTCTCTTAGGTGCACAAAGTTTTGTTAATGCAGTCAGGGTAATGATAGAGGGATCTATTTAACCATCTctcttattaatattattatacaagtatattttagtctttatatcacttcttcCCTTTCTAttctcaataattatatttctctctattaaacaatgtaagttgaaattcctattttattttcacCGTACTCTTTTCTCATccaattacaattcattttactattaattatttccttccaaccaaactcCATGTTAGTTCGTTACTGAGTTGCATCATTGGCTTCTGCCATTCTTTGTTCCGCACCACTTGTAGGTAATCATTCCCATTCATTTCGGTTTGAATGTAAAAATTTCATCTCGTTGTGAGtggtaaatcatatttgaattttaaattttaccaaTAATTTCACTTGAACGGATCATATTTAACTCGAGTCAAAATTAGCGATTGTTATACTATACCGATCATAGCACCTTGCATTGTGAATACTagtctaaaaattatgtgtctgtaattaacatattatgtgcatcCAATTAATAAATTGTGTATCTGTAAGTAAATTGAGGacgcataatatgttaattgcaaacacaatatgttaactacaaagacataatatattatatgtatattatgtgcatgtagttaacataataacatattatatgtcttcaatttatttacaaatacataatctgttacacataatatattgtaaatatattatttaaatattattttggacCAAAATTCACAATGgtatatgatataatttgctCGAAATTAGTTGTTGGGCTTTCCTTATTTGTGGGCTTAAAAGGATGTAACCCTGTTAAGAACAGTTCATTATGATCGTGTAAGGTTGGGGGCTCAATGAGCAGCCAAAGTTTCTCAGCCCAATATTTTAGAAATTTGGTGCACATTTGAAACAAGTtccagagttttttttttttttttttttttttttttttataaaaaaatttgccAATTAGAGTTATAAGGTGAGCTTCACCAAAAACGCATTTTTAGTAGAAGGTGCATGTTTTCCTATAAATCAAAGTTTTAAAGATTATTAAACACCCCCAGTTGATCAAggtgttgacttggtaaccataaggttcaaagtttaactattttttaaacatCTCTAGTTGGTCAAGGTGTTGgtttggtaaccacaatgttCAAAGTTTAACTATATTTGCAGGAATGGCCTTTTGGCTGATAAACAACATAAGCCGGTTTAGGTAGCGGATGAGGATTTTTCTTAAGTAAATGTTCTAGAGTCAATACaaggtagtatatgtttaatataCATTTTCCATCTGTTGTAACCTAAAGAGTCGATACCTCACTACCGGGGATTCAATCATGTTACCTTCCCTTAATAAGAGCTACAAATGTGTCAGCCGAGGACAAAATGCTTGACTAATATGTTAGTCAATACCCCACTACCGAAGATTTGATTATATGACATTTCCTCATAGACTTGTAAAGATGCTAGCTGAGCACAAAATGTTTGGCTAACATGTTATTTATGTAGTTGAATAACATGCaatgtatcatttttttctaGAACCTACTCACTTTTTGGTGGAAtgaattatttgattttttcccCAACAAACACGTACTTACCAAATTGAGTGTGTAACACCTTCATTAGTGatgcaatatttttatttatataagctATGGGTTCCAACAATGTTACCTGGTCCACTACAATCATGATAAGTATACAATCTACTACCTTAGAATTACTACTGATAATGTTCTACAGTTCTACCGTTTTTTTATGATCCGtcgataaaaataataataataataataataatatttgaacacTTAATCAATTGGTACAATTCTAAAAATCTGGTCTCGACATGgtactaataagtaataacctTTAATAAATGGAAATATGACACTTTCATCGCTTAAGTTATAATGATATATCTTATTTTCCCTTACATACACTTCCTTTCCCTTTCGGCCTTCCCactattttcaaatatatcatTATACTTTCTCTACCGATTGTAgctcaaagagtcaatactccaTCATCCAGGATCTAATCCTATAACATTCCCTCAAGGAGAGTCACAGAGGTGTCAACTGGGCACAATATGCTTGACTATTGTTATGGAGatagaattaaaattcaaaaaggagAACAAGAAAAGCTtatcttcttgttttttttttttacacatcTGAAGGAGGGGATACCCCAAAAACCTTATTTATGATTTACTGTACCCCTCTACAAAGTACACCTTCGTGGTCATCTTTAAGAATTGTCGCAACAATGGGTGGGGGTAGTTGGAACCTAGTATATACATTGAAATTCTCAAACAAGAGTTTAACCATTTTATCGGTAATACAGTTTTGCTCTCTAAGGTTATGTCTTAGAATCACGTGTTTACTTTTCTCTAGTTGCTTCGTGCAAGCTTCACCCAAATTTCCACCTACCATTCCCCATTCTTATTTTGTAGGTTTTGAATATCAACCATAGATAGTTAAAGGACAATTCAATGATAAcggatgagaaaaaaaaaaaaaacacctataAATTATGAAGCTTACTTATTTTATTGGCACAtgcaaataaattatatatatttggataacCAAAGAAATCCATAATTAGTACTCAATGCATACATTAGATAAATCAtatttatgtgtaataattcaTAAGTCATGTCAATTTTATATTTGCATCTTCACTTTAGTAGAGGGATCACACTCAACCTATAATATGAACAAAGGAAGAATGGGCAAAAGCAAAGGATTTAGACAACAACAAACCCCACGGCCGAGTGGTATCAATTCATGCCTTTTTGTGAGAGGTTGCTAACTGGCAACTGCAATCCGATAAAAGAAggacacaatattttaaaaagtacaaaattacaattaaataattgtaagactcgaagaaaaaaaaaataaagaaacaggAGAGTGGATGTCACGTGGAACATACTTACAATGCTTCAAGTCATAAAAAATAAgacaattattatataatgttaCACTTTTGGCCATCAAAACAGTCTCTagttttcatatatttgttgttgttgtttttatttcttttctttatttcttttagcgTATaaacctcaaaaaaaaaaaaaaaaaagaaaaaaaaaagagaaaaaattaaaacctcCTCTAGCATAATATCACATTAGATAAATTTGAACTCCAAACTTAAGGTCCCTCACTGTTTCTGCCTTAATTAGAAACTAATGGAGGATATAAAATTATAGAGTGTATCTCAACTGGAAGAGCACATGAGATATTTATCAAAATCAATAGAGAAGGCAATTGAACGGACCTCACGTTAGCCTCGAAAATGCTTGAATAGTATCTATAATGATAGTCTAAACTAGAAGTCGTAAGTTTCAATTTTAACTCCTAttgttattgattttgtttaaaCTGGTACAATATTTAATACAACTGTACAAGTTGAATTAAATGTTGAAATTAtagattattataatattgacCTAACTATTTATCAAGTTATTTTAAGTACTAGTTTTGATGGCACATATTGGAATGGCAATTCCCACCCACATGAGAATACTTAGTGCTCTCACACAACCGGCATGGGGTCGGGTTTTTTTCATGGGTGTAGCCACTAGGTGGTGGATCAATCATTGTTAAATTGTAGCCCTAAGAATATGGATTAATATATTGTCATCATGCCCAAAAAATAGTTATTGGTATTGaaagattataaatttaattttttttacatcattttgtaaataactatcactatatttttttaaatgaacgAAAATGTTGTTTGGTtagatgaaaaatatatttcattggAAAGGACTTCctgaaattgaagaaaaacaaaacctGAGCAAAGCATTGgggtattttgtttttcataggACTTGGGAAGAAAATATAACACATTTGGACCATTTTACCATAAAAAAGTTTCTTAATtgcacatgtatatatattatcactattattattaaatgcatattgacttttttattcataaatccttaccattccaaattcaaccaaacaattaaatttatattttcagtaatttcttttcgCCCAATCAAACAACAGAATCTATTTTCCTGATAATTTGTTTtcaatgaaatttgaatgtcatttctctttaaataattttcagcgAACCAAATGGGTTGTTGGTGTATGATATGTTTGGCCGAATTTATTTAAgaacttatagtttattttaaactactaataagttataagctctgtttggtaatgtttctaaaataagttattaacttaaaatataaaaaaaaaaataggggtGTTTTTATAAATGATAAGAATTAGTAGAGAGAGAAATCTGCAGCACCGTAGTTTACCAGTTGGCATTTCCTCatttccatattccactttctctTCTTTCGTTTATGTTTTCTTCTctgatttttcattttcttttcctctCCCCTCCCCACCATTAATATGAAGAAGGgataataaaaagaagaaaaggaatagCTGACTTCATATACACTCACCGCGTTTGCAGCgtcttttctctctttctttctttctttctttcttttcccctCGCCATTATTCTGCGAGAgaaacagcaaaaaaaaaaaaaaaaagtttggaaaTTTCTGGAAATTTGGGTGTTTGTTTCCTCTTCTCGATTGGGGGTCGTGTTCTTTCTCGCCGGAAAATTCCTGAACCCATGTGGCTATCTCGAACCAAATCAAAGACCGGGATTCATCGAACCACCTCCGCAAATTTCTCCTGTTCTTCCTTCAAAGATATCCAGACCCTCTGCGCCGACGAGCCCGTATTATCATCGGATAGCCCGACTCCGACCCAGACCAAGAAATCCACTAATATCTTCCATCGGGTCCGCCGCGCTAATTCCGTCCTCCGCGTTTTCTCCGGGCCCGATTCCCAGCCCAAGCCCGGACCCGGATCCGAACCCGGACCCGACCCGAAACCGCATTGTTTGCCGGTACAGGGGCAGAAGCATGGCGCGGATAAGCCGGAGCCGTCGATCTCGCTCCCGGGATCGGAGAATCGGATAGTGGTGTACCTGACGAGCCTGCGCGTGGTGCGGCGGACGTTCTTGGACTGCAAGGACGTCCAGGCGATCCTGCGGAGCTTCCGCGTGTCGATCGACGAGAGGGATCTGTCGATGGACGGGAGGTTCATGGACGAGCTGAGGGCGATCATGGGGGTGCGGGAGAAGCGGAAACTGACGTTGCCGCGCGTTTTCATCGGCGGGAGGTACATCGGCGGGGCGGAGGAGATCCGGCAGATGCACGAGGCCGGCGAGCTGAAGCAGTACGTGGAAGGGCTACCGCCGGCGAAGCCCGGCACGTGCGAGGTCTGCGGGGGCCACAGGTTCCTCCTCTGCGCCGACTGCGATGGCAGCCGGAAATACTACAGCGAAAAAGCCGGATTCCGGGTCTGCAAGACGTGCAATGAGAATGGACTCATCAGGTGCTCTACTTGCTCCGTTGCGCCCGCGCCCCCTCCTATTTGAACCGTTTTAGATTCTTAGCGAATGTCTATCCATGGCGACTATAattagaagaagaagacgacgaCTCCATGAATTattagaagatgaagaaaattttacactttgttttatgttttttttttttcctttctttttttcctaTATTACAGCTTTGTAACTCCCAAAAATGCTATCTTTTTTGGTTCCACTGAGTGGTCTTTCTTTGCCAGGGAGAAAATGGCAGTTCTGAGTTAGATGCAAATGCAAGAAACTCTGTGccactcttttttttcttcaagtTTAACATAGTTCTGTAAATTAGTGAGTGAAATCAATCCTGAGAAAGTAGGGGAGAATAGCACTCTGGGTTTTTGCTTCTGGTGGTCAATGGCCATCAATGAATTGAGAAAGTTGAGTATGTGATGATGTTGCAATTACTTGCCAAGAAAGCAAGCTTATATAAGTTTCAATTCCCACTTTCTTCTTGATATTTTCTTTGTCATTTTGCTTGGCATCTCATtttctattgattttgtttcaaatattTGCTAAATCTGTTTCTGTGACTGGGAATTTGAAGGCCTAAAACTAGATTGATTGTGAATTGTCTTGAAGATGTGAAAAGGCAACAGTTTCTTGTTTTAGGGAAGAAAAGGAAGAATGGTGTAGGTGTACCATCTTCTCTTTTTTGGGGGGCATGAATGGGAAGGTGGGGATTGGAGGTCTATTGCATAGAATCTTAATATGTTAGTGTTGAATTAGAAGCCATTGGGAAGGGTTGTAGAAATGTATGAATTAATAATTGGTGATTTGTTGGCTGACATTATGTTGATCCTGTTTGAGATTTGTGGTGATTAAGAAAAGTGTGAGATGTTAATAAAGTATGGTTGTTGTATGATATAGATCAGTTGGAGTTACATACATTGTTGAAACTGCATGAATGTCAGAAAGTGAAACATGTGTATTCTGTAAATCTGTATCTGTAAAGAAAGGTATAGCTTGGGCAGGAAGGTGTTTTGGTGTAGCCAAAATTCTACTGAAATCTTTGATATTCATAAGAATGTAAAGTgtgtgaggaaaaaaaaaaaaaaaaaaaaaaggaactgtGGTCCGTGGTTGATCTGAGCACTGCAGTCGAGGTTCGGTTGATGTGCATTGGAGCCACTGCTTACACGTGAAGTCCTTCTGGGAAATTTATGTAAACTCCAGGTTCTCTCTTTCTTCAGCATGAAATCTTTCCAATGATGGAGTGAGTCAGTGCTGGTCCAAGTGGGAATTGACATAAAGGATTGAGTGGTTGTTGGTTGAGGCCAAGTGATGTGTGTCTGTCTGTGGTAATACTTCACTGTTAATAATAATGAATGATGAAAACTGCTGAAATGCTTTGGCATGTGCACTTTTTGTTTAGAGCTCAGCTGGGTGAAAGGGTACTGTCATTTCCTAAAAATGATCAGCTAGAATGACTTAAAGTTGATGGTAGACGATGGGAACATGAACATAGTCAAAAGCAATTTGTAGCACTAGCATAATGAGCTAATGGGTCCTTGCCTTGCAAGAATTTGTGTTGTTTAAACTTTTCTTCATTGTTGTGGTTGAGTATCAAACACAAGAAGTTTAGGGAAAATAAAGGCAGCCACAGAACATAGTCTACTAGTCTAGAATATTACAAATGTCAATACTAAGTTGCCAACTGTTCTAACAAGTTGATTGACCCATTGCCTATGAGGAAATATTAACCAGCAGCAGCTACAACTGGATACATTGAATGGGTAGGTATAGGTTGATGGTCCATCATATCATGCAGCGCCATTATTGTTGAGGAGCATCTGATCGAAGTGCCAAACACCTGCGAATTCACAATTCAACACATGAGGGAGTtatataagaaataaataaaattaataaccaTGAgagttgaaagaaaaaaaaagtttcccATATACCATGGCCATCGCCCACTCGACGCAGCTGGGCTACATATTCAGAAATCTTCTTGATGGATTCCACCTACAAATTAAAACCATTTTGTTGGGTAAACAATCACTCTGAATGCAGATTAAACAATtcatttcagaaaaaaaaaatgcctttACCTGCTCAGCCAAGAATTCCTCCTCAACAAAGTCTGTCAGTTGTGTATCATTTTGCTCATCAGCAACCTAAGgatcatatatataatgcattacAAACTCCATATGTTATTTGAGTCCCATTTCTAGGATAGTATTGGAAGGCACGAGGCATGCATgactactatgagaataggagGCAGCTACCTTGTGCAATTTCAACAGTTTTTCATTTGTTAACTTCTCAAGTGACAGAGCAAGCTCCATTGCTGAAATTGAGGAGCAAGCTAGTAGTATCACTAAACCTTGTTATAAG contains the following coding sequences:
- the LOC116004097 gene encoding uncharacterized protein At5g39865-like, with translation MWLSRTKSKTGIHRTTSANFSCSSFKDIQTLCADEPVLSSDSPTPTQTKKSTNIFHRVRRANSVLRVFSGPDSQPKPGPGSEPGPDPKPHCLPVQGQKHGADKPEPSISLPGSENRIVVYLTSLRVVRRTFLDCKDVQAILRSFRVSIDERDLSMDGRFMDELRAIMGVREKRKLTLPRVFIGGRYIGGAEEIRQMHEAGELKQYVEGLPPAKPGTCEVCGGHRFLLCADCDGSRKYYSEKAGFRVCKTCNENGLIRCSTCSVAPAPPPI